The Halomonas sp. 7T genome contains a region encoding:
- a CDS encoding thymidylate synthase, whose protein sequence is MTATTPTLKEALEQPYLDLMRTVLEQGVDRNDRTGTGTRSVFGHQMRFDLSRGFPLLTTKKLHLRSIIHELLWFLKGDTNIRYLQENGVRIWDEWADENGDLGPVYGYQWRSWPSPKGGSVDQITHVLEQIRNNPQSRRLIVSAWNPAQVDEMKLPPCHCLFQFYVANGRLSCQLYQRSADIFLGVPFNIASYALLLSMVAHVTGLQPGEFIHTLGDAHLYSNHLEQAQEQLTRTPFAAPKLALNNQATSLFDFTFDDIQISEYESHPHIKAQVAV, encoded by the coding sequence GTGACTGCAACAACGCCCACGCTTAAAGAAGCGCTTGAACAGCCGTATCTTGACTTAATGCGCACTGTATTGGAGCAGGGCGTTGACCGTAACGACCGTACGGGTACCGGCACGCGCTCGGTGTTTGGTCATCAAATGCGTTTCGACCTCTCCCGTGGCTTTCCACTATTAACCACCAAAAAGCTCCACCTACGCTCTATTATTCATGAGCTGCTGTGGTTTTTAAAAGGCGATACCAATATTAGGTATCTGCAAGAAAATGGTGTGCGAATATGGGACGAATGGGCAGATGAGAACGGCGACTTAGGGCCTGTTTACGGTTACCAGTGGCGCAGCTGGCCAAGCCCCAAGGGCGGTAGTGTTGATCAAATCACCCATGTCCTCGAGCAAATTCGTAATAACCCGCAGTCACGGCGTTTGATCGTGTCTGCCTGGAACCCCGCCCAGGTAGATGAAATGAAACTACCGCCGTGCCACTGCCTCTTTCAGTTTTACGTGGCGAATGGGCGCCTCTCTTGTCAGCTTTATCAGCGCAGCGCGGATATTTTCCTAGGCGTGCCGTTTAATATCGCAAGCTACGCACTGCTGCTTAGCATGGTGGCCCACGTAACCGGCTTACAGCCCGGTGAATTTATTCATACGCTTGGCGATGCCCACTTATATAGCAACCATTTAGAGCAAGCCCAAGAGCAGCTAACGCGAACGCCTTTTGCCGCGCCCAAGCTGGCGCTCAATAACCAGGCCACTAGCTTGTTTGACTTCACTTTCGATGACATACAG